Part of the Sulfuriflexus mobilis genome is shown below.
GAGATCCCCGCTGGGGAGAAAAACCGCCTGAAGACCATGACCCCGGCCAATTACATCGGCAATGCCGTGACCCAGGCCAAAAAACTTTGATTGCGGTTTTGTGAACCAGCGCACAGTGTTCAAGGCACAGAAACGAGATAGTTTGGTCCAGGCAGACAGATGATGTGTGGCAACCCCTTCCTACCCCCCACATGTCGCCATCGTTTGACTACCGATTACACCCGGGCTGCATCCCCCACCCCAGCAGCCCGGGTTTTTAATGCCCGCCTGCCACGATGACCTGACGATGATTCTGCCCATAAATTTTCCTGAAAGCATTGATGCGAAGATTTTTGTCCGTGACTACTGGCAGCAGAAACCGCTGTTTATCAAAAATGCCCTGCCTGATTTTACAGACCCCTTAACGGCGGAAGAACTCGCCGGGCTGGCCTGCGAGGAAGGCATTGCCTCACGTCTGATTCTTGAACGGGGTGATAGCCCCTGGCAGGTCAGACACGGCCCATTCAATGAAAAGGACTTCACCAGTCTGCCCGAGTCGCATTACACCTTTCTGGTTCAGGACCTGAACCGCTATATCCCGGAACTCAACCAGTTGCTCGACAGCTTTAACTTTTTGCCGGCATGGCGCATTGATGACGTCATGGTCAGTTACGCCGCTCCGCATGGTACGGTGGGCCCACACACCGATCAATATGATGTATTCCTGCTCCAGGGCCTCGGTACTCGCCGCTGGCAGATCAACACACAGGCGGATGCAAGGAATGAGAAACTGATCCCCGACCTGGACCTGCGCATCCTCGCCGAATTTGCGGCGGAAGAGGAATTTTTCATGCAAGCCGGTGACATGCTCTATCTGCCACCCGGTGTACAGCATCACGGCATCAGTGATGCAGCGTGCATGACCTACTCGGTCGGTTTTCGCGCCGCTACACAACTGGAACTGCTCGGTGATTATATTGACCAGCGCACACTGCACAGTTGTGATGAGGTGCGTTTTCGAGATGGTGGTATTGAGGCCGACACGCACAACGGCGAGATCAAACCGGCTGCGCGACAACGTGTGCGGGATATGATTAAACAGATACCGGGCAGTGATGCAGAGATCGATGACTGGTTTGGGCGTTTTATCACCTATACCGGCATACACCTCAATACCGGCATCCCTCTGACGCCGACCGGCGAAGCGGCCGTATTTGTCAGCACAT
Proteins encoded:
- a CDS encoding cupin domain-containing protein, with product MILPINFPESIDAKIFVRDYWQQKPLFIKNALPDFTDPLTAEELAGLACEEGIASRLILERGDSPWQVRHGPFNEKDFTSLPESHYTFLVQDLNRYIPELNQLLDSFNFLPAWRIDDVMVSYAAPHGTVGPHTDQYDVFLLQGLGTRRWQINTQADARNEKLIPDLDLRILAEFAAEEEFFMQAGDMLYLPPGVQHHGISDAACMTYSVGFRAATQLELLGDYIDQRTLHSCDEVRFRDGGIEADTHNGEIKPAARQRVRDMIKQIPGSDAEIDDWFGRFITYTGIHLNTGIPLTPTGEAAVFVSTLQTQGPLLRDSQSRFAYIEMSQGLQLYIDGESLPVPASLAELVRLLCDCRQYDEAMLSPYLQRPEHLGLLCAWWETGLVYFDD